A window from Podospora bellae-mahoneyi strain CBS 112042 chromosome 1 map unlocalized CBS112042p_1, whole genome shotgun sequence encodes these proteins:
- a CDS encoding uncharacterized protein (EggNog:ENOG503NUIY; COG:D; COG:Z): MAQQQHQQPSTPAGTGNSIFGGPAHLQQPAGLLAQSSFSSFSTALTPASAASSNNTYIMPNSPLKHRAAMDGYRPKVTRTLGQRPACLVNASVTYCGNNQIYAFGGFDQYTDEVYNHVLRLDLVSHQWNLVDNYGDIPGVRMGHTATLYKGDKLLVFGGENEHRTYLSDLIIFDLKTAHWTQPQVTGPIPKGRARHAAVLHEDKLFIVGGITGHDNYVLDDICYLDLKTFTWSKSWRFVGRFDHSAYIWSDRVWVFGGLSEDMDKVSDLWWLDLKGNPAFESPPHIGTLDRSGLSRSAASPRPSYPSVQSTAVGSSGYAANSRTAQVNPPSFHLKTYAPQAPGAISALKFVSGPNVPSQMQGIHFHVYSSGTLLDFVTPAATITSKECSLSALDLAALRWQKLAEGREIFKPGYRWHYCTMNEDGTKAWLLGCPTDPGAIDLGANGLEEYLSDIMEIDLRRYGFLGNNMAPEPRTTRPSSRTRHAETPSKGLGDDLAKLFNQPPESGSGTDFIVTALSRDFDEEEVMGSALVHAQVDSVGDTDPDQTWLSPDTPTSPPIHVHRLILQARWPHFARLWSSQMAEFHTKKMHIPEPYSVVKAFLYYLYTDRIDPPDQNGNETTADLADVAGLLVMSNIYNIPHLRLLCVNRLSKELDVDHACIIWYCAGLSNEEWLRKRAANFCMTHWGRIVRTVGFQRLPRNALVELSQEVDSEGRVVAGEELDMMQVGFGVGGIDRVGGLGRKDSVGSGGSDQEGGRGVMESDGHEDGEEEEDGMEMS; the protein is encoded by the exons ATggcgcaacaacaacatcagcagccttcaacGCCCGCCGGCACCGGTAATTCCATCTTTGGCGGGCCCGCTCACCTCCAACAGCCCGCCGGCCTCCTCGCTCAGTCTTCGTTCTCGTCCTTCTCGACAGCACTCACACCTGCTTCGGCCGCATCGTCGAACAATACCTACATCATGCCGAACTCGCCGCTCAAGCACCGCGCCGCCATGGACGGCTACCGTCCCAAAGTCACACGCACTCTCGGCCAGCGCCCGGCCTGTCTCGTCAATGCCTCAGTGACGTATTGTGGTAACAACCAGATTTATGCCTTCGGAGGCTTTGACCAGTACACCGATGAGGTTTACAATCATGTGTTGCGACTGGATCTTGTCAGCCACCAGTGGAACCTGGTCGATAACTACGGGGACATCCCCGGTGTTCGGATGG GCCACACGGCGACGCTGTACAAGGGGGACAAGCTGTTGGTTTTTGGAGGCGAGAACGAACATCGAACTTATCTCTCGGATCTTATCATCTTTGACTTGAAGACTGCCCACTGGACACAGCCACAAGTGACGGGACCTATTCCAAAAGGCCGCGCTCGCCATGCTGCTGTGTTACATGAGGACAAGCTCTTTATCGTGGGTGGTATAACAGGCCATGACAACTATGTGTTGGACGACATATGTTATTTGGATCTTAAGACCTTCACTTGGTCCAAGTCGTGGCGTTTTGTTGGGCGGTTTGATCACTCTGCATACATTTGGAGTGACAGGGTCTGGGTGTTTGGTGGCTTGAGTGAAGATATGGACAAGGTTAGTGACCTGTGGTGGCTGGATCTCAAGGGCAACCCAGCGTTTGAGTCTCCTCCACATATCGGCACCCTCGATCGATCCGGTTTATCTCGAAGTGCGGCATCACCACGGCCATCGTATCCTTCCGTCCAGTCTACAGCTGTGGGCTCTTCCGGTTATGCTGCCAACTCTAGGACTGCACAGGTCAACCCACCGTCATTCCACCTGAAGACATATGCGCCACAAGCACCCGGGGCCATTTCTGCGCTCAAGTTTGTCAGCGGCCCTAATGTCCCATCTCAGATGCAAGGCATCCATTTCCATGTCTACTCTTCAGGAACACTCCTGGACTTTGTAACACCAGCAGCTACGATTACGTCAAAAGAATGCTCACTATCAGCCTTAGATTTGGCAGCCTTACGGTGGCAGAAGCTTGCAGAAGGTCGAGAGATATTCAAGCCAGGCTATCGGTGGCATTACTGCACTATGAATGAAGATGGCACGAAAGCATGGCTGCTCGGCTGCCCTACCGATCCAGGGGCTATTGATCTCGGGGCTAATGGCCTGGAGGAGTATCTTTCGGACATTATGGAAATTGATCTGCGGCGCTACGGGTTCCTAGGAAACAACATGGCTCCGGAGCCTCGCACCACCCGCCCGTCCTCCCGCACCCGGCACGCCGAAACACCTTCCAAGGGCCTTGGTGATGATTTGGCGAAGCTCTTCAACCAGCCCCCAGAATCAGGCAGCGGCACGGATTTCATCGTCACCGCGCTCTCGAGGgactttgacgaggaagaggttaTGGGCTCGGCACTCGTCCACGCCCAAGTAGACTCTGTCGGCGACACGGACCCCGACCAGACCTGGCTGTCACCAGACACGcctacctccccacccatccACGTTCATCGGCTCATCCTCCAAGCCCGTTGGCCGCACTTTGCCCGGTTGTGGTCTTCTCAGATGGCCGAGTTTCACACCAAAAAAATGCACATTCCTGAACCATACTCTGTCGTCAAAGCATTCTTATACTACCTCTACACTGACCGGATCGATCCGCCTGATCAAAACGGCAACGAAACCACTGCCGACTTGGCTGATGTAGCGGGCTTGTTGGTCATGTCGAATATTTACAACATTCCTCACTTGAGACTGTTGTGCGTGAATAGATTGTCAAAGGAGCTGGATGTGGATCATGCGTGCATTATCTGGTATTGCGCGGGGTTGTCGAACGAGGAGTGGTTGAGGAAGCGGGCAGCGAACTTTTGCATGACGCACTGGGGGAGGATCGTGAGGACGGTTGGGTTTCAGCGGTTGCCAAGGAATGCGCTGGTGGAGCTGAGCCAGGAGGTGGATagtgaggggagggtggtggcgggcGAGGAACTGGATATGATGcaggttgggtttggggttggcggaATTGATAGGGtgggggggctggggaggaaggatagtgtggggagtggagggagtGATCAagagggtgggagaggggtgATGGAGAGTGATGGGCatgaggatggagaagaagaggaggatgggatggagatgagTTAG
- a CDS encoding uncharacterized protein (COG:D; EggNog:ENOG503NWUS) — protein MASRNRPRPIRRPLINKDAGGFDQCWATLQSAMTDIHNKNASKLSFENLYRASYKITLVKRGEELFEKVKEFETEWFHKHIIPGVDELVRNNLPSIALIQLATSSSHERREAGERLLRGIRKIWEDHNTSMNLIADMLMYLERSCVETKQASVYATTIGLFRDHILKYGLKDVDGSDQPFIIMDVVIAVVLDLINMDRDGDIVDRNLLRDITGMLEQLYETDEEKENEKLYTTIFEPRFLAASEVFYKAECEKLLRESDAGSWLRHTRRRLLEEEERCVTSISNSTKDNIAAVLEKELILAKMDEFLAMEGSGLKAMVDNDREEDLGILYQLISRIDKSKNTLKTSLMGRVMELGLEIEQTLKNTDFSAPAAAGAAGEGEEGAEGADKPKALSPVAQQTAAAIKWVDDVLKLKGKFDSMLENCFSNDLIIQSAITKSFADFINMFDRGAEFVSLFIDDSLKRGLKGKSDEDAEVVLQKAIILVRYLSDRDLFERYYQKHLGRRLLHNKSEIHIEKELVRRMRAELGNHFTAKFEGMFKDMELSKDLSTNYKDHIRNLGDDDRKSTELAIHVLTTNFWPTDVMGRGVLQDGDASRSDCIFPPSIKRLQESFYKFYCQDRSGRVLTWVPSTGSADIKCFFPKVPGKESGPLSKDRRYELNVSTYGMIVLMLFNDLANDESLSFEEIQLKTNIPIPDLTKTLTSLSVPPKFRVLAKEPLTKSVKPTDKFSFNAQFVSKQIKIRVPVISSTSKVEGTEERKETEKKNDQTRAHVVDAAIVRIMKQRKELSHTQLTTEVISQLSGRFKPEISLIKKRIEDLLAREYLERMEGDTAAYRYLA, from the exons ATGGCTTCCAGGAATAGGCCGAGGCCAATACGAAGG CCCCTGATCAACAAGGACGCCGGTGGGTTTGATCAATGCTGGGCAACCCTCCAGAGTGCCATGACCGACATACACAACAAAAATGCGAGCAAGCTTTCCTTCGAAAACCTCTACCGAGCCTCATACAAGATCACACTGGTCAAGCGCGGCGAGGAGCTCTTTGAAAAGGTTAAAGAATTCGAGACGGAATGGTTCCACAAGCACATCATTCCCGGTGTCGACGAGCTGGTTAGGAACAATTTACCGAGCATCGCCTTGATACAATTGGCCACATCAAGCTCCCACGAACGCCGCGAGGCTGGCGAGAGACTTCTTCGCGGAATTCGCAAGATTTGGGAGGACCATAATACGTCAATGAACCTGATCGCGGATATGCTGATGTACCTGGAGAGGTCCTGTGTGGAAACCAAGCAAGCATCAGTATACGCAACAACGATCGGCCTTTTCCGAGATCATATCCTCAAGTATGGCCTAAAGGATGTTGACGGGTCGGATCAgccattcatcatcatggacGTGGTCATTGCTGTCGTTCTCGACCTCATCAATATGGATAGAGATGGGGATATCGTCGACCGCAACCTTCTGCGTGACATAACCGGCATGCTAGAGCAGTTGTATGAGACGgacgaagagaaggaaaacGAGAAGCTGTACACGACAATATTCGAGCCACGCTTTCTTGCCGCCAGCGAGGTCTTCTACAAAGCCGAATGTGAGAAGTTGCTCCGAGAGTCCGACGCCGGTTCGTGGTTGCGCCACACACGACGACGCCTGctcgaagaggaagagaggtgTGTTACTTCGATTTCGAATTCCACAAAAGACAATATTGCAGCGGTCTTGGAAAAAGAGTTGATACTGGCCAAGATGGATGAATTCCTGGCGATGGAAGGGAGCGGGTTGAAGGCGATGGTGGACAATGACCGAGAAGAAGACCTTGGAATCCTGTATCAGCTGATTTCAAGGATCGACAAATCGAAGAATACCCTCAAAACGAGTTTGATGGGCCGGGTCATGGAACTGGGCCTTGAAATTGAGCAGACACTCAAGAACACAGACTTCTCTGCACCAGCAGCggccggtgctgctggggagggcgaggagggggccgagggggCCGACAAACCCAAGGCTTTGAGTCCAGTCGCACAGCAAACAGCCGCTGCCATCAAATGGGTTGACGACgtcctcaagctcaagggcaAGTTTGACTCAATGCTGGAAAATTGTTTCAGCAACGATCTTATCATCCAGTCGGCTATTACGAAGAGCTTTGCAGACTTCATCAACATGTTTGATCGAGGTGCCGAGTTTGTCTCGCTGTTCATTGACGATAGTCTCAAACGAGGGTTGAAAGGCAAATCTGACGAGGATGCGGAGGTTGTTCTACAAAAGGCCATTATTCTGGTCAGGTATCTTTCGGACCGTGACTTATTCGAGCGCTACTATCAAAAGCACCTAGGTCGCAGGTTACTGCACAACAAATCCGAAATCCACATCGAAAAGGAGCTCGTCCGACGAATGCGAGCTGAGTTGGGCAATCATTTCACTGCCAAATTCGAAGGCATGTTCAAGGACATGGAGCTCTCCAAAGATCTGTCAACCAACTACAAGGACCACATTCGCAATCTTGGGGACGATGATAGGAAGTCTACTGAACTTGCTATTCATGTTCTCACCACAAACTTCTGGCCTACTGATGTCATGGGGCGCGGTGTCCTCCAAGATGGCGATGCATCGCGGTCGGATTGTATCTTCCCACCATCTATCAAACGACTGCAAGAGAGTTTCTACAAATTCTACTGCCAGGATCGCAGCGGGAGAGTTCTAACCTGGGTACCTTCCACCGGCAGCGCAGACATCAAATGTTTCTTTCCCAAGGTTCCTGGCAAAGAGTCCGGGCCGTTGAGCAAAGACAGGCGCTATGAGCTCAATGTCTCCACTTACGGAATGATTGTTCTCATGCTTTTCAACGATCTGGCCAATGACGAGAGTCTCAGCTTCGAAGAGATCCAGCTGAAGACGAACATTCCCATCCCGGATCTGACCAAAACCTTGACTTCACTCTCGGTTCCGCCAAAATTCAGGGTTCTCGCCAAGGAGCCTCTGACAAAGTCCGTGAAGCCCACAGACAAGTTTTCTTTCAATGCTCAGTTCGTCAGCAAGCAAATCAAGATCAGGGTGCCTGTTATCAGCAGCACATCCAAGGTTGAGGGCACGGAGGAGCGCAAggagacggagaagaagaacgaTCAGACGCGGGCTCATGTTGTGGATGCTGCTATTGTCAGAATCATGAA ACAACGCAAGGAGCTCAGCCATACTCAGCTCACAACCGAGGTCATCAGCCAGCTCTCTGGTCGGTTCAAGCCTGAGATTTCTCTCATTAAGAAGCGGATCGAGGACTTGCTTGCGCGAGAATACTTGGAGCGGATGGAGGGCGATACGGCTGCCTATCGCTATCTGGCGTGA
- a CDS encoding uncharacterized protein (BUSCO:EOG092658X5; EggNog:ENOG503P5EI; COG:S), translating to MASKRLLITSISTLTRLTTQPISRSALPRQLLNSQLQPLRFAHNIPRPRASPIPSTPSSSTPSTPSTTPPSSPSTKPPQPSYELTFTCVPCNTRSRHTVSKQGYHHGSVLIACPGCKNRHVISDHLKIFGDKALTVEDILKSKGELVKKGTLGEDGDLEFWEDGSTTVRDHEALAKEAEERERRKKEVEEREREMVAGSTFTSVKSEGKE from the coding sequence ATGGCCTCCAaacgcctcctcatcacctcaatatccaccctcacccgactcaccacccaaccaatATCACGATCAGCACTcccccgccagctcctcaatTCTCAATTACAACCCCTCCGTTTCGCCCACAACATCCCCCGACCACGAGCCAGTCCCAtaccatccaccccctcctcctcgaccccatcaacaccctccacaacccccccatcatccccctcaaccaagccaccccaaccctcctaCGAGTTAACCTTCACCTGCGTCCCCTGCAACACCCGCTCCCGCCACACAGTCTCCAAACAAGGCTACCACCACGGCTCCGTCCTCATCGCCTGCCCCGGCTGCAAAAACCGCCACGTCATCTCCGACCACCTCAAGATCTTCGGTGACAAGGCCCTCACCGTCGAGGACATCCTAAAGTCCAAAGGCGAGCTGGTAAAAAAGGGTACActgggcgaggatggcgaccTAGAGTTCTGGGAGGATGGCTCCACCACCGTGAGGGATCACGAAGCGCTCGCtaaggaggcggaggagagggaacggaggaaaaaggaggttgaagagagggagagagagatggtGGCGGGGAGTACGTTTACGAGTGTTAAGTCGGAGGGCAAGGAATag